A window from Micromonospora profundi encodes these proteins:
- a CDS encoding RICIN domain-containing protein, whose translation MLVRKLSTPWIGAALALMTLVAVGAYVLTTAASAAAATTAGCGRAPGLNSGTHTIQSSGKSRSFILRLPDNYNNTYAHRLAFGFHWLGGTAEQVASGGTDGAAWAYYGMQSQANNTTIFVAPQGIGNGWGNSNGEDVTFTDDMIRLIDNALCVDTTQRFSVGFSYGGAMSYSLACSRPTVFRAVAAIAAPGPISGCSGGTQPVAYLGIHGINDNISSGRALRDRFVRNNGCAAQNPPEPAPGSRTHITTAYSCQSGYPVVWAAFDGGHQQGPVDGCAGCESGARSWVKQEVWRFFTQFGSTPPPTTPPPSTPPSSPPPARQNVLIAGSQSGRCIDIPNSSTSNGARAQLWDCHGGTNQRWTHTANRTLTVYGNKCLDASGAGSANGTAVIIWDCNGQANQQWNLNSNGTITAAQSGLCLDAVGAGTANGTQLHLWACHGGANQQWSTRT comes from the coding sequence GTGTTAGTTCGCAAACTCTCCACCCCCTGGATAGGGGCAGCACTGGCGCTCATGACGCTGGTCGCCGTCGGAGCGTACGTCCTCACGACCGCCGCGTCGGCGGCCGCGGCCACCACTGCCGGCTGCGGCAGGGCGCCCGGGCTGAACAGCGGCACCCACACCATCCAGAGCAGTGGGAAGAGCCGCAGCTTCATCCTTCGGCTGCCCGACAACTACAACAACACCTATGCCCACCGGCTGGCCTTCGGGTTCCACTGGTTGGGAGGCACGGCCGAGCAGGTGGCGTCGGGCGGAACCGACGGAGCAGCGTGGGCCTACTACGGCATGCAGTCGCAGGCGAACAACACCACGATCTTCGTCGCCCCGCAGGGCATCGGTAACGGCTGGGGCAATTCCAATGGTGAGGACGTGACCTTCACCGACGACATGATCCGCCTGATCGACAACGCGCTCTGCGTCGATACCACACAACGTTTCTCGGTCGGTTTCAGCTACGGCGGCGCGATGAGCTACTCGTTGGCGTGTTCCCGACCCACTGTGTTCCGGGCGGTCGCGGCAATCGCGGCTCCCGGGCCGATCAGCGGGTGCAGCGGCGGCACGCAGCCGGTGGCGTACCTGGGGATCCACGGCATCAACGACAACATCTCCAGCGGACGGGCTCTGCGCGACAGGTTCGTCCGGAACAACGGCTGCGCCGCGCAGAACCCACCCGAGCCCGCACCGGGCAGCCGGACCCACATCACCACCGCCTACTCGTGCCAGAGCGGTTATCCGGTGGTCTGGGCCGCGTTCGACGGCGGCCACCAGCAGGGCCCGGTGGACGGGTGCGCCGGCTGTGAGAGCGGCGCGCGGAGCTGGGTCAAGCAGGAGGTGTGGCGGTTCTTCACCCAGTTCGGGTCCACTCCGCCGCCCACCACTCCCCCGCCGTCGACCCCGCCATCGAGCCCGCCACCAGCCCGGCAGAACGTGCTGATCGCGGGCAGCCAGTCCGGCCGGTGCATCGACATCCCCAATTCCAGCACCAGCAACGGCGCGCGGGCGCAGTTGTGGGACTGTCACGGCGGGACCAACCAGCGCTGGACCCATACCGCCAACCGCACCCTTACCGTGTACGGCAACAAATGCCTGGACGCCAGCGGAGCCGGCAGCGCCAACGGCACCGCGGTCATCATCTGGGACTGCAACGGCCAGGCGAACCAGCAGTGGAACCTGAACTCCAACGGCACCATCACCGCGGCGCAGTCGGGGCTCTGCCTCGATGCCGTCGGCGCCGGCACTGCCAACGGGACGCAACTTCACCTCTGGGCCTGCCACGGTGGCGCCAACCAGCAGTGGAGCACGCGCACCTAG
- a CDS encoding lectin, which produces MTKRRPLLRSLATAAAVVVAVGATALAGGVGGTASAANVAVAAATAGCGKAPTLTSGQRSIQSSGQNRSFILRIPDNYDRNHAYRLIFGFHWNGGTANDVDSGGSDGAAWSYYGLRQQANNSTIFVAPQGNGNGWANPGGQDVTFVDDMIRLIDADLCVDTTQRFALGFSYGGGMSFSLACSRAGVFRAVAVYSGGQLSGCSGGTEPIAYMGIHGLGDSVLNISAGRSLRDRFVRNNGCTAQNPPEPRAGSLTHITTTYSGCRAGYPVVWAAFDGGHTPGPVDGGGDSGARTWTKGEVWRFFTQFGSTDPTPGPTTPPPTTPPPSGTSILRNTSSGRCLDVNGASQTNGTTAIIWDCHGQTNQSWTSTASQELRVFGGKCLDVSGAGTANGSPVIIWDCNGQSNQKWRLNADGSITGVGSGRCLDVVSGGTANGTRIQIWDCTGAASQRWSRG; this is translated from the coding sequence ATGACAAAACGTAGACCCCTCCTTCGTTCTCTCGCGACGGCCGCGGCTGTCGTCGTGGCCGTGGGCGCGACCGCACTGGCCGGCGGTGTGGGCGGCACCGCGTCGGCCGCGAACGTCGCGGTGGCCGCCGCCACCGCCGGGTGCGGCAAGGCACCCACGTTGACAAGCGGGCAACGGTCCATCCAGAGCAGCGGCCAGAACCGCAGTTTCATCCTGAGGATCCCCGACAACTACGACCGCAACCACGCCTACCGATTGATCTTCGGATTCCACTGGAACGGCGGCACCGCCAACGACGTCGATTCCGGTGGGTCGGACGGGGCTGCCTGGTCCTACTACGGGCTGCGGCAGCAGGCGAACAACAGCACCATTTTCGTCGCCCCCCAGGGCAACGGCAACGGCTGGGCCAACCCCGGAGGCCAGGACGTCACCTTCGTCGACGACATGATCAGGCTGATCGACGCAGACCTCTGTGTCGACACGACGCAGCGCTTCGCGCTCGGCTTCAGCTACGGCGGAGGCATGAGCTTCTCGCTCGCCTGTTCCCGAGCCGGTGTCTTCCGCGCTGTCGCGGTCTACTCGGGCGGGCAGCTCAGCGGGTGCAGCGGCGGCACCGAGCCGATCGCGTACATGGGAATCCACGGCCTTGGGGACTCGGTGCTCAACATCTCCGCCGGACGTTCTCTCCGGGACAGGTTCGTGCGGAACAACGGGTGCACCGCACAGAACCCACCCGAGCCGAGGGCGGGCAGCCTGACCCACATCACCACCACCTACTCCGGTTGCCGGGCCGGCTATCCGGTGGTGTGGGCCGCCTTCGACGGCGGGCACACCCCCGGCCCGGTGGACGGCGGTGGGGACAGCGGAGCCAGGACCTGGACCAAGGGCGAGGTGTGGAGGTTCTTCACCCAGTTCGGCAGCACCGACCCCACGCCGGGCCCGACCACCCCGCCCCCGACCACCCCGCCCCCGAGCGGCACGTCGATCCTGCGCAACACGTCCTCCGGACGGTGCCTGGACGTCAACGGCGCCTCGCAGACCAACGGGACCACGGCGATCATCTGGGACTGCCACGGCCAGACCAACCAGAGCTGGACCTCGACCGCCTCGCAGGAGCTGCGGGTCTTCGGCGGCAAGTGCCTCGACGTCAGCGGCGCCGGCACCGCGAACGGCAGCCCGGTGATCATCTGGGACTGCAACGGCCAGTCCAACCAGAAGTGGCGGCTCAATGCTGACGGCTCAATCACCGGAGTTGGTTCGGGCCGGTGCCTGGACGTCGTCAGCGGCGGCACTGCCAACGGGACACGAATCCAGATCTGGGACTGCACCGGCGCGGCCAGCCAACGATGGAGCCGAGGCTGA
- a CDS encoding glycoside hydrolase family 43 protein — protein sequence MSRALSRLCAVAVAACLLFTTWSAATPKEASALDPTVGYLMAHFTGESSTDQQIYLAHSADGLRWTDLNNGGLVLRSPIGTRGVRDPVLVRSPGGDRYWIIATDLCIGCGQDWSTAINNGSRNFVVWESTDLVTWSAPWLLNVAGAIPDGRNAWAPEAIWNPATGDYVLYWATNVPLNGVTKHRIYYARTTNFRSITTPQLYISRPGNQEIIDTQIVEVPAGVGAYRYVRASRDGQITLEGSNSILGTWTTLGNLSGIGLTGAQVEGPMWLKFNTRNEWVLYLDQYASGRGYLPVLTTDPSSPGGFRLPASGSYSLGGTKKRHGSILNLTAAEQSRVLARWPATAVNRIQSYNLQDRYVRHANYDARVDANVSPAQDGQWRLVPGLAGSGTVSIQSVNYPGYYLRHYGFDFRLEANDGTTTFAADATFRQVAGLANSSWTSFQSYSHPDRYIRHYNYLLRLDPVTDAQSRADATFRVTS from the coding sequence ATGTCGAGAGCCCTCTCCCGGCTGTGTGCGGTGGCGGTCGCCGCGTGTCTGCTGTTCACCACATGGTCGGCGGCGACCCCGAAGGAGGCGTCCGCGCTCGACCCGACCGTCGGATACCTGATGGCGCACTTCACCGGAGAGTCGTCGACCGACCAACAGATCTACCTCGCCCACAGCGCCGACGGCCTTCGCTGGACGGACCTCAACAACGGTGGCCTCGTCCTGCGTTCCCCCATCGGCACCCGCGGTGTCCGCGACCCTGTCCTGGTCCGCTCGCCCGGCGGCGACAGGTACTGGATCATCGCCACGGACCTCTGCATCGGCTGCGGCCAGGACTGGTCGACAGCGATCAACAACGGCAGCCGCAACTTCGTCGTGTGGGAGTCCACCGACCTGGTCACCTGGTCGGCGCCGTGGCTGCTGAACGTCGCTGGCGCCATCCCGGACGGGCGCAACGCCTGGGCGCCCGAGGCGATCTGGAACCCGGCCACCGGCGACTACGTCCTCTACTGGGCGACGAACGTCCCGCTCAACGGGGTCACCAAACACCGCATCTACTACGCGCGGACGACGAACTTCCGCAGCATCACCACACCGCAGCTCTACATCAGCCGACCCGGCAACCAGGAGATCATCGACACCCAGATCGTCGAGGTTCCGGCCGGCGTCGGTGCCTACCGCTACGTCCGGGCGTCCCGGGACGGTCAGATCACACTCGAAGGCAGCAACTCGATCCTCGGCACCTGGACGACCCTCGGAAACCTGTCCGGCATCGGGCTGACCGGCGCCCAGGTCGAAGGCCCGATGTGGCTGAAGTTCAACACCCGCAACGAGTGGGTTCTCTACCTCGACCAGTACGCCAGCGGGCGCGGTTACCTGCCCGTGCTGACAACCGATCCGTCGAGCCCGGGTGGCTTCCGGCTGCCGGCCTCCGGCTCGTACTCCCTGGGTGGCACCAAGAAACGCCACGGATCGATCCTCAACCTGACCGCCGCCGAACAGAGCCGCGTGCTCGCCCGCTGGCCCGCCACAGCGGTCAACCGGATCCAGTCGTACAACCTCCAGGACCGGTACGTGCGGCACGCCAACTACGACGCCCGCGTCGACGCGAACGTCAGCCCCGCCCAGGACGGCCAGTGGCGGTTGGTGCCCGGCCTCGCCGGCTCCGGCACGGTCTCCATCCAGTCGGTCAACTACCCCGGCTACTACCTGCGCCACTACGGGTTCGACTTCCGGCTGGAAGCCAACGACGGCACCACCACCTTCGCTGCCGACGCCACGTTCCGGCAGGTCGCCGGCCTCGCCAACTCGTCGTGGACGTCGTTCCAGTCCTACAGCCACCCCGACCGCTACATCAGGCACTACAACTACCTGCTCCGGCTCGATCCGGTCACCGACGCGCAGAGCCGCGCCGACGCCACCTTCCGCGTGACGAGCTGA
- a CDS encoding RICIN domain-containing protein gives MTRIRSARRLAITLVTALTVLVGAIVVTSSPATAATNQFRGMNWAVLGDNFSTGPLVVQGLSASDSNATVRAKANALYDDMASTMGVNTVRLPINTHTVGTAWWEAYRGAIDAATARGFKVILAYWEDGAASGGRITNLAAWNAMWSTVTNTYGANTSVYFEPMNEPHGYSSAEWRNVAANWLSYHYSAVPGRVLIGGTGFSQDLRDICNDSRFASTLLSFHHYAFFYGAMTYDAFRSHIQTRLGNCASRAVATEFGAPMNDGRNYADAGSSDNFVRHIRAMAQVMRDNQMGGTYWPALGGKPGTIGYDWYSMFSLSGTGTDLNLTVRNTSGADQIRYAWGDTIGGGPTTPPPSTGTYYRITVRHSGKAMDVQQPNTDNGARVGQYTYGGSAWQQWQFQDAGSGYWRIISRHSGKCLDVVSASTADGAELVQYTCGAGANQQFQMVTSGGYFQLRARHSGKCVDVPAASTADGVILKQYTCNTGDNQQWSRTVV, from the coding sequence ATGACACGGATCAGGTCGGCACGTCGGCTGGCGATCACTCTGGTGACCGCGTTGACAGTGCTTGTCGGCGCCATCGTCGTCACGTCGTCGCCCGCCACCGCCGCCACCAACCAGTTCCGAGGCATGAACTGGGCGGTGCTGGGTGACAACTTCAGCACCGGCCCGCTCGTCGTGCAGGGCCTGAGTGCCTCCGACAGCAATGCGACGGTGCGGGCCAAGGCGAACGCCCTCTACGACGACATGGCCTCCACAATGGGAGTCAACACCGTCCGGCTGCCCATCAACACCCACACGGTCGGGACGGCGTGGTGGGAGGCGTACCGAGGCGCCATCGACGCTGCCACCGCGCGCGGCTTCAAGGTCATCCTCGCGTACTGGGAGGACGGCGCCGCCTCCGGCGGACGGATCACGAACCTCGCCGCGTGGAACGCCATGTGGTCCACTGTGACGAACACGTACGGGGCGAACACGAGCGTCTACTTCGAGCCGATGAACGAGCCGCACGGTTACAGCTCGGCGGAGTGGCGCAACGTCGCGGCGAACTGGCTCAGCTACCACTACTCGGCGGTGCCCGGCCGGGTGCTCATCGGCGGCACCGGCTTCAGCCAGGACCTGCGGGACATCTGCAACGACAGCCGCTTCGCCTCGACGCTGCTGTCCTTCCACCACTATGCCTTCTTCTACGGCGCGATGACCTATGACGCCTTCCGGAGCCACATCCAGACCCGCCTCGGCAACTGCGCCTCCCGCGCGGTGGCGACCGAGTTCGGCGCGCCCATGAACGACGGCCGCAACTACGCCGACGCGGGCAGCAGCGACAACTTCGTGCGGCACATCCGCGCCATGGCCCAGGTCATGCGCGACAACCAGATGGGCGGCACCTACTGGCCCGCCCTCGGCGGCAAGCCCGGCACCATCGGCTACGACTGGTACTCGATGTTCTCCCTGAGCGGTACCGGCACCGACCTCAACCTCACCGTGCGCAACACCTCCGGCGCCGACCAGATCCGGTACGCGTGGGGCGACACCATCGGTGGCGGTCCCACGACGCCCCCGCCTTCGACGGGTACGTACTACCGGATCACCGTGCGGCACAGCGGCAAGGCCATGGACGTCCAGCAACCGAACACCGACAACGGCGCGCGCGTCGGCCAGTACACGTACGGCGGCAGCGCCTGGCAGCAGTGGCAGTTCCAGGATGCCGGCAGCGGCTACTGGCGCATCATCAGCAGGCACAGCGGGAAGTGCCTCGACGTGGTGAGCGCCTCGACCGCCGACGGTGCCGAACTCGTCCAGTACACCTGTGGCGCCGGCGCCAACCAGCAGTTCCAGATGGTCACCAGCGGCGGCTACTTCCAGCTCCGGGCGCGCCACAGCGGCAAGTGCGTGGACGTACCGGCCGCGTCGACAGCGGACGGGGTGATCCTCAAGCAGTACACGTGCAACACCGGCGACAATCAGCAGTGGTCGCGCACCGTCGTCTGA
- a CDS encoding cellulose binding domain-containing protein, producing MTGVFSSSLFRRLRPGLLAAAALSTAVLASALSVAPAADAGTAPAAAAYPGVAPAPAGAADPTGPASPTSAPSTPSTSPFPPSVPTNLAASQVRTGSVTLTWTASTRGCCAIEGYDIMYYEAFSDVIYSASVGPVTTTTITNYIRPGWQYSFRVSARDSLGHRSSYGDVLTVVTPVADTGPDTTPPSAPQNLTVGAVTASTATLSWSPSTDNVGVLGYDVYRFDGWFTSRLVATVSATTYTVSLPASTPLHNLYYVRARDAVGNVSIASNTVELPTTSDPTSPPPSSPPPPPPPSTCQVTYRNQSQWQGGFVATVTIQNSGATPIDGWTVTFGFPGDQQVTSGWNATIAQTGATVTARNVDWNRVIAPSGSASFGIQGRWSASNAPPAGFSLNGAPCTVG from the coding sequence ATGACAGGCGTCTTCTCGTCCTCGCTGTTCCGCCGCCTCCGGCCGGGCCTGCTGGCTGCGGCCGCGCTGTCGACGGCGGTACTCGCGTCCGCTCTGAGCGTCGCACCGGCGGCCGACGCCGGCACGGCACCGGCCGCCGCCGCTTATCCCGGGGTCGCACCGGCCCCCGCTGGGGCGGCCGACCCGACCGGGCCCGCGTCGCCGACCTCGGCGCCCAGCACGCCGAGCACCTCACCCTTCCCGCCGAGCGTGCCCACCAACCTGGCTGCCAGCCAGGTCCGCACCGGCTCGGTCACCCTCACCTGGACAGCTTCCACGCGCGGCTGTTGCGCCATCGAGGGCTACGACATCATGTACTACGAGGCGTTCAGCGATGTCATCTACAGCGCCAGCGTCGGGCCCGTCACCACCACCACGATCACCAACTACATCCGGCCGGGCTGGCAGTACTCGTTCCGGGTGTCCGCCCGGGACTCCCTCGGCCACCGATCGAGCTACGGGGACGTGTTGACAGTCGTCACCCCGGTGGCGGACACCGGCCCGGACACCACCCCGCCGAGCGCCCCGCAGAACCTGACCGTCGGCGCGGTGACCGCCTCGACCGCCACGCTGTCCTGGTCGCCGTCGACGGACAACGTCGGCGTCCTCGGGTACGACGTCTACCGGTTCGACGGCTGGTTCACCTCAAGGCTGGTCGCCACCGTGAGCGCAACGACGTACACGGTATCTCTGCCCGCCTCGACGCCGCTGCACAACCTGTACTACGTGCGTGCCCGGGACGCGGTGGGCAACGTGTCGATCGCCTCCAACACGGTCGAGCTGCCCACGACGTCCGATCCGACGTCGCCTCCGCCGTCCTCGCCGCCTCCGCCTCCGCCGCCCTCTACCTGCCAGGTGACCTACCGGAACCAGTCCCAGTGGCAGGGCGGTTTCGTGGCCACCGTGACGATCCAGAATTCCGGGGCGACGCCGATCGACGGTTGGACGGTCACCTTCGGCTTCCCGGGAGACCAGCAGGTCACCTCGGGATGGAACGCCACGATCGCCCAGACGGGTGCCACGGTGACCGCCCGCAACGTCGACTGGAACCGCGTCATCGCGCCGAGCGGCTCCGCGTCCTTCGGCATCCAGGGGCGGTGGAGCGCCAGCAACGCCCCGCCGGCCGGATTCTCGCTGAACGGCGCGCCCTGCACCGTGGGTTGA
- a CDS encoding glycoside hydrolase family 53 protein, translating to MSTHPATPHRLRRALIGAVTAGILVASTTLGGTPASAANTLSMRGADVSSLQRSLDLGAKYYDAGGAARDPLDILKSVGVNYVRLRVWNNPISGYNNKSRVLGQARAAKAKGLKVLIDFHYSDTWADPGKQYKPAAWAGHSLSQLRSDVYAFTYDVCASLRGQGTTPDSVQIGNEINVGMLWNEGKVVNNDFAPLAGLLKQGYNATKACGSGIPVMIHTANADSNANARWFYDGIRAQGVQWDITALSYYCMWHGSLSNLYNNIVDVRGRYGKPVVIVETAYPFTRNNADSEPNAIGDATCDGISATWAGQAQEFDWVQNTARNAGAVGVFYWEPTWYAVNGNGWDPANINGTGNQWDNMAVFDWSGRVNPGVRWTP from the coding sequence GTGAGCACGCATCCGGCCACACCTCATCGCCTTCGCAGGGCCCTGATCGGCGCCGTCACGGCCGGCATCCTCGTGGCCTCCACCACGCTCGGTGGCACGCCCGCCTCCGCCGCGAACACGCTGAGCATGCGGGGCGCCGACGTCTCATCGTTGCAGCGCAGCCTCGACCTGGGCGCGAAGTACTACGACGCCGGCGGCGCCGCCCGCGACCCTCTGGACATCCTGAAGTCCGTCGGCGTCAACTACGTACGGCTCCGCGTCTGGAACAACCCGATCAGCGGCTACAACAACAAGAGCAGGGTGTTGGGGCAGGCGAGGGCGGCCAAGGCGAAGGGCCTCAAGGTCCTCATCGACTTCCACTACTCCGACACCTGGGCCGACCCGGGCAAGCAGTACAAGCCGGCTGCCTGGGCCGGTCACAGCCTGAGCCAACTGCGCAGCGACGTGTACGCCTTCACCTACGACGTCTGCGCCAGCCTCAGGGGGCAGGGCACCACGCCGGACAGCGTGCAGATCGGCAACGAGATCAACGTCGGGATGCTGTGGAACGAGGGGAAGGTCGTCAACAACGACTTCGCCCCGCTGGCCGGGCTGCTGAAGCAGGGCTACAACGCCACCAAGGCGTGCGGCAGCGGCATCCCCGTGATGATCCACACCGCGAACGCCGACAGCAACGCCAACGCCCGTTGGTTCTACGACGGCATCCGCGCGCAGGGCGTGCAGTGGGACATCACGGCGCTGTCGTACTACTGCATGTGGCACGGCAGCCTGTCGAATCTCTACAACAACATCGTCGACGTTCGCGGGCGTTACGGGAAGCCGGTGGTGATCGTGGAGACCGCGTACCCGTTCACCCGGAACAACGCGGACAGCGAGCCGAACGCCATCGGCGACGCGACATGTGACGGGATCAGCGCGACCTGGGCCGGGCAGGCCCAGGAGTTCGACTGGGTCCAGAACACCGCCCGTAACGCGGGAGCCGTCGGGGTCTTCTACTGGGAACCGACCTGGTACGCCGTCAACGGCAACGGCTGGGACCCAGCCAACATCAACGGCACCGGAAACCAGTGGGACAACATGGCCGTCTTCGACTGGTCCGGGAGGGTGAACCCCGGCGTGCGCTGGACGCCCTGA